Proteins from one Panicum virgatum strain AP13 chromosome 7K, P.virgatum_v5, whole genome shotgun sequence genomic window:
- the LOC120639887 gene encoding uncharacterized protein LOC120639887 has protein sequence ALPDDDDILEEVLLRLPPRPSSLPRDSLVCKRWLRILSDPRFLRRFRAFHCRSPQLLGLFFEDLDDVPRFIPTLDPPDRIPSARFSHAPLPGRESWNFLGCRHGLALLLNRTRLEVTVWDPITGDQLYVAAPPEMLNSEGAEFVRHGAVLCEDGRVPLEAFKVVLLADGCRRHHVDAQVFASLYESETSVWSSLTSTSIRAPLSDQPSILVGNSLYWLLLGYVDGGILEFNLDRKSLAVIEHPVGAHVAVCPSLQILRMEASGLGLASLSGANIQLWERKADSGCVARWMLHKIIDLGKLLSLRSPMETWHVIVGYDEDGHAIFISSRAHQVSMVQLKSMQFRNLFESKLITAYHPFTSFYATGNRSSLLFIQE, from the coding sequence gccctgccggacgacgacgacatACTCGAGGAGGTCCTCCTCCGTctcccgccgcggccctcctcgctccCGCGGGACTCCCTCGTCTGCAAGCGCTGGCTCCGCATCCTCTCCGACCCCCGTTTCCTCCGCCGCTTCCGTGCATTCCACTGCCGGAGCCCCCAGCTCCTCGGCCTCTTCTTCGAAGATCTCGACGATGTCCCCCGCTTCATCCCGACGCTGGACCCACCCGACCGCATCCCCTCCGCGCGTTTCTCCCACGCGCCGCTGCCCGGCCGCGAGAGCTGGAATTTCCTCGGCTGCCGCCACGGCCTCGCCCTACTCCTCAACCGTACGCGCCTCGAGGTCACCGTGTGGGATCCCATCACCGGAGACCAGCTCTACGTAGCCGCCCCGCCGGAGATGTTAAACAGCGAAGGCGCCGAGTTTGTCCGCCATGGCGCGGTACTCTGCGAGGACGGGCGGGTGCCACTCGAAGCCTTCAAGGTGGTTTTGCTGGCTGATGGTTGCCGGCGGCATCATGTGGATGCTCAGGTGTTCGCCTCCCTCTATGAATCTGAAACCAGTGTGTGGAGCAGCCTCACCTCGACATCGATCAGGGCTCCACTTTCGGACCAGCCCAGCATCCTGGTTGGGAATTCACTCTACTGGTTGCTTCTGGGTTATGTGGATGGTGGCATCCTTGAGTTTAATCTGGACAGGAAAAGTCTAGCTGTGATTGAACACCCGGTAGGTGCACAcgttgcagtatgcccaagtctTCAGATCTTGCGAATGGAGGCCAGTGGACTTGGCTTAGCCAGTTTGTCAGGTGCCAACATCCAGTTGTGGGAGAGGAAGGCTGATTCTGGCTGTGTAGCCAGATGGATGCTACACAAAATCATCGACCTGGGCAAGCTGCTTTCACTGAGATCACCGATGGAGACATGGCATGTGATAGTGGGGTATGATGAAGATGGCCATGCCATCTTTATATCATCTCGTGCTCATCAAGTCTCTATGGTCCAACTCAAGTCAATGCAGTTCAGGAATCTTTTTGAAAGCAAGCTCATCACCGCCTATCATCCCTTCACAAGTTTCTATGCTACAGGTAATAGATCATCGTTGCTTTTCATTCAGGAGTAG